DNA sequence from the Halobacterium sp. DL1 genome:
TGGAGAAGCGGTCGCGGTCACGGAGCGCGGTGCGCTCGTCGTCGAGAGCGACGGCTCGCGGGTGGAAGTGACGGAAGGAGAGTGTGCGCGGTTGCGGCGGTCCTAAGGCTGGACGGTCGTGTTTTCGGGGTCCTGGACCCAGTCCTCGTAGGTGTCCTGGTCGACGACGACGATCTCACCGAGCATCTCTGAGTGGCCCTGTCCACAGAACTCAGCGCAGTAGAGGGTGTAGGTGCCCTCCTCGGTAACGGTAGTGATGAGGTAGTTCGTCTGACCGGGGACGGCGTCCTGTTTCAGCCCGATTTCGGGGGCGTGGAAGGCGTGAATCACGTCCTCGGACGTCGTGCGTATCACCAGTTTCGTGTCGACCGGGACGACCATGGGTTGGTTCCCGACGTCCACCCCCTCGGTGGCGGCACCGGAACTGACCGTGAGGTCCTCCTCGGGGTAGGAGTACTTCCAGTACCACTGCACGCCGATGGTGTCGACGACGACCGTGTCGTCTTGTGCTATCGCGGCCTCCGCGTCGGCCTGCGTGGCGGTGACGGCCGTCTGCCCCATCACGCCGTACGCGGCGACGCCGACGAACAGTAGCACGACGGCCGTGGCGACGGTCCAGGTGATCTCGAGGCGGCGGTTCTCCTTCGTCGGCTTCGCCTCGTCGGAGTTGCGGAACTTCCAGACGGTGTAGATGAGGATGCCTTCGACCAGGAGGGTGATGGGGAGCGCAGCCGCGAGCAACATGTTGTTGAGCTGGCGGATAGCCTCCTCGGTCACCGACTGGTACTGTGAGGCGGCGACCGGGTCGACGAAGGCGACGAGGAAGCCGACGGCGGCGACGAGAACGGGTGCGAGCCGCTTTCCTCTCATGTTGTCCGGTAGTTCGGAGCGGTTCCATAAATAGGTGCTGAATCGCCTCGTCCGCGAGTCGGACAGGCTAAGTGCACCCGGTCGTAACCAACCGACGAGAGGGACGTTCGTGACTCAGGACCCACCAGACAGATTCACCGCGCTGCTCGCCGCGGCCGCGATGGGCGTCTACACGCTGCTCGTCGTCGGCGCCACGACGGCGCTCATTGGCGCGGCCGAGGCCTGCCGCTCGTGGCCGGCCTGCAACGGTCGCTGGTTCGCGCTGGACTCGCTGTCGCTGGTCGTCGTCTGGGGCCACCGCACAGCCGCCGTCGTCACCGGCGCACTCGTCGTCGTCGTCGCCATCCTGGCGTGGCGTCGCGACGAGTCCAAACGCGTTCGGGCGGCCGCGACGGCGGCTGTTCTCGTCTACCCCGTGCAGGTCGCCGTCGGTGCGCTGACCGCGACGAACGGCGCGTCCGCAGCGCTCGCCGGCGCCCACCTCGCGCTTGGGGTCGGCATCTTCGCCGCGCTCGTACTCGCACTCGCGTGGACGCTGGAGGCCCAGACTGGCCATCTGCCGTCTGCGGAGTGGGAGGGCGAACCACGTAGCGGCGACAGTGGGAATTCGGCCGCCTCTGGCCCGCTCGCGACGCCGTACGCCTACTTCCGGCTGATGAAGCCGCGGCTGATGTGGCTGCTCTGTCTCGTCGCGTCAGCGGGGATGGCGCTGGCCGCCGGCCCCGCGCTCGCCACGACGACGATTCTCGGGACGCTCGGCGGCGGCGTGCTCGCCATCGGCGCGTCGGGGACGTTCAACCACGTCCTCGAGCGAGAGAAGGACAAGAAGATGGCGCGCACGGACGACCGACCAATCGCCACCGACAGCATCCCCATCTGGAACGCGGTCGCGTTCGGTCTCGTGCTCGCCGCCGCGTCGCTGGTCGCGTTCTACTCCGTAAACGCGCTCACGGCCGTGCTGGGACTCACCGCCATCGTGTTCTACTCGGTGATCTACACGCTCGTGCTGAAACCGAACACCCGGCAGAGCACGGTCATCGGCGGCGCCGCGGGCGCGCTCCCGGCGCTCATCGGGTGGGCTGCCGTCACGGGGGAGGTCGGTGTCGCTGGCCTCGCGCTCGCCGTCGTCATCTTCCTCTGGACGCCCGCGCACTTCTACAACCTCGCGCTCGCCTACAAGGACGACTACGAGCGCGGCGGCTTCCCGCTGATGCCGGTCGTGAGCGGGGAGGCCACCACGCGCAAACACATCGTCTACTACCTCGGCGCGACGCTCGTCGCAGCCGTCGTGCTGGCCGCGCTGACGGACCTCGGCGCGCTGTTCGCGGGCACGACGGTCGCACTCGGCGCTGTCTTCCTCTACTTCGCCGTGCGACTCCACCGGGAGCGCGACCGCTCGGCGGCGATGCGTTCGTTCCACGCGTCGAACGCCTACCTCGGCTGCCTGCTCGTCGCAGTCGTCCTCGACGCGATGGTGGTCTGAGATGGCGACGGGGACCGTCTCCGCGTCCCGGCTCCGCCCCGACCGCGACACGCTGCTGTACGGCGCGCTCCTCGTGAACGGCGAACTCGCGCTCGTGCTGTTCTACTTCGCGGTGTCCAGTTCGGTGCCGACCGACCCCGTCTTCCTGGCGTACCCGTTCGTCTGGATCAACGCCGCCGTCTGGGGCGTCTCGAAGGTCTACCTGCCAGACGCGCCGCGGGCCCAGCGTCTCGCCGCGTTCGGCGTCGGCGTCGCTTACTTCCTGTTGCTCGCTGGCGTCGGCGGTCTGTTCGTGCTCCACGGTGAGGGGCTCGGTACGCGAATCGCGTGGCTGTCTCCCGGTTGGGGGCCGACCCTCGTCTACAGCGGGACGGCGCTGACGATGAGTCTCTTCCCGTTCAAAGTGATTGGCTACGCGGCGCTCGCCTATCTCGTGGCGGCGACTGTGCTCGACGCCGCTCGGACGGGCGTCGCGGGCCTGCTCGGCCTGTTCTCGTGTGTCAGTTGCACGTGGCCGGTCGCGGCGACGCTGTTGACCGGGGCGTTCGGGGGTGCTTCTGCCGTCGCCACGCTCGCGCAGAACGAGCCCTACGCGCTCTCAACGGTCGTCTTCGTCTCCTCCGTGCTGTTGCTTGTGTGGCGGCCGACGCGGTAGGCGCGTTCCACAGCGCTTTATTCCACTCGTCCCAATCCGAGCGCATGGACCCGGTACTCGTCGCCGAGAACGTCGTGAAGCGATACGGCGACGCCGCGGCGCTCGCGGGCGTCTCCCTCTCCGTCGACGAGGGCGAGGTGTTCGCGCTCGTCGGCCCGAACGGCGCGGGGAAGACGACGCTCGTGCGCTGCCTGACGGGAACGACGACGCCAGACGACGGCGAGGTGCGCCTGCTCGGCACCGACCCGACCGTGGCTCGCAAGCAGCGCGTCGGTCTGCTCCCGCAGGAGTTCTCGCCGCCGGACCGGCTCACCGCGGGCGAACTCGTCGGCTACTACGCGGGCCTCTACGACGACCCCCGCGACCCCGAGACGGTGCTCCGGGAGGTCGGACTGGACCCCGAAGACGACACGTGGTACGGCGACCTCTCCGGCGGACAGAAACGCCGCGCGTGCGTCGCCGCGGCGCTCGTCAACGGCCCGGACGTGCTGTTCCTCGACGAACCGACGACGGCCGTCGACCCGGCGGGCCGGCGCGCGCTCTGGTCGGTGTTCGAGGACCTCGCCGCGGGCGGCACCACCATCCTGCTCACCACTCACGACATGGCGGAGGCCGAGCGCCTCGCGGACCGCGTCGCGCTGCTCGCCGACGGGGACGTCGCGGCCACGGGCACACCGAGCGAACTCGTCGCCGCCCACGGCGGACCGACGCGACTCGTCGTCGAGACGGACGCCGACGACCTGCCCGGATTCGAGCCCGAGCGAACCGCGGAGGGCCTAGTCTTTCCCGATGTCGCGCCCGAGGACATCGGCGACATCGTGGCCGCCCTCGACGACGCGGGCGTCGACTTCGAAGCGCTGTCGTGGCGGGAACCGACGCTCGAAGACGCCTACCTCGAACTCGCCGGTGACGTCGAGCACGCAGGTCTCGACAGCGCCCTGGAGGTGCGTCGATGAGCCGCGCGCGTCGCATCGCCGCGGAGGCGACGGGGACCTACCGGACGTTCATCCGGCGTCGCACCGCGGTGTTCTTCACGTTCTTCTTCCCGGTGTTGCTCATCGTCATCTTCGCGGGCCTCGTCCGCACGCAGTCCGGGAGTGGTGGCCTCTTCTCCGAGCCGACCGGCTACTACGTCCCCGCGTATCTGGCGACGGTGGTGCTGTTCACGCCGCTCTCCCGGGTCGGCAGCACCGTCGCGCGCCACCGCGAGGGCAACCGCTTCGAGAAGCTCGCGACGACACCGCTCACGCGGGCGGAGTGGCTCGCCGCGCACACGCTCGTCAACGTCGCGCTCATCGCCGCCGCGTCGGCGGTGCTGCTCGTCGCGCTGAAACTCACGGGCGCCGAGTTCGCGCTGTCGCCGTGGCTCGCGTTCTTCGTCCCCGTGGCCTCCGTCGTGTTCTGTGGCATCGGCGCGGTACTCGGCAGCGTCGCGGACGGCCAGGACGGCGCCATCGCGATGAGCAATGGCGTCGCGCTCCCCCTCCTCTTCCTCTCCGAGACGTTCGTCCAGCCGGAGCTGTTCCCGGCGTGGTTCCTGCCGGTCGTCGACCTCTCACCGCTCGCGTACTTCGCCCGCGGGGTCCGCGCCGCGACGTACTCGGGGGGCGACGTGGTGACGAACGCCACCGTACTCGCGGTGCTAGCCGTCGTCGCATTCGCGTTCGGTGCCATACTGATTCCGTGGACCGAGTAGCGGGTCGGAGTCGCGCTGGCGCTTCCCGCAGGCCTTGCAACGCCACGTCTGCTCCCCGTCCGCTGCGTCCGCGCTACCCATCGCTGCGGAGTTGCGTCCACGGGGAGTATGAATCTACCTGCCGAGGGCTACCGCGGCACCCACGCGTAGACGTGGTTGAGCAGCCAGTAGGTGACGACGCCGAGGAACAGCGACAGCGACCACGAGGCGACGGCGACACGGCCGTACTTCGCGTGACTCGTCTCCCGGAGTTCCTCGGGGGTGCGCGTGAGCCCCAGGACGACGGCGTACAGCACGACGGGGACGGCGAGCACGGACAGCAGGATGTGGATAGCGAGCATCGCGAAGTAGACGAGTTCGACGGTACCCGCGTACGCGTAGAGGAACTGCCCCTCGCGGATGACGATTGACTTCTCGAAGCCGCCGCCGACCTTCCAGAGGTAGAGCACGAGGAACGCGCAGATGAGGCTGAACGCGGTGAGCATCGCGACGCGGTGTCTCCGGACGTCGCCGCGGCGGATGAACCGCCAGCCGACGAGCAGGCTGGTGAGCGCGAGCGTGTTGACGACGGCGATGAGGTCCGAGAACAGGACCACCGTCTCCCTGGACAGCTCCGGGAACAGGGGTATCAGTCCCTCGAAGGCACCGATGACGAGCGCGTAGCCGACGACGGAGAGCACGGCGGTGACCCGCCGGGGGTGAGCCCTCGCGTACCCGGGGGCGGTGGCGGATGCCATTACCGGGGGGTTGTGGCCGACCCACCAACCCGCTTTCGCTTCGGCCCGTTCCCCGCACCGTTGCAACCTGAGTTGCCGTAATCCAACCGAAGGCGTAATAGTAGTCCGTTAGAGTGAAACGGTCATGCGGCGAATCCTCGAACATGAGTCAGGACGCTCAACGGAACATCCGGTGTCTGGTGGCCAAGGTGGGACTCGACGGCCACGACCGGGGGGCGCACGTCATCACGCGCGCGTTCCGCGACGCCGGCTTCGAGGTCATCTACTCGGGGCTCCACAAGGCCCCGGCGGAGATCGTACAGGCTGCCGTCCAGGAGGACGTCGACGTGCTGGGCATCTCCATTCTCTCTGGCGCCCACAACACGCTCGTCCCGAAGATCGTCGAGGGCCTCCAGGAGTACGACGCCTTCGAGGACACGCTCATCATCGTCGGCGGCATCATCCCGGACGAGGACCGACCGGGGCTGACGGAGGCGGGCGTCGACGCCATCTTCGGCCCGGGCACGCCGATGGAGGAGACCGTCCAGTTCATCCGGGAGAACGTCAAGCCGCGTGACTGAGATGGCGACCACCGACGAGCCAGCGATCGTCGAGGAGCTACTCGGGGGGAAACACCGCGCGCTCGCCCGGACCATCACGAAGATAGAGAACCGCTCGCCGGGCTACCGCGAGGTCGTCTCCGCGCTCTACCCCCACACCGGCGGCGCCGACGTCGTCGGCATCACCGGCAGCCCCGGCTCCGGGAAGTCGACGCTCGTGGACAAGATGGCGAAGACGTACCGTGACCGCGGGCTGAGCGTCGGCGTCATCGCCGTCGACCCCTCCTCGCCGTTCACGGGCGGCGCGGTCCTCGGCGACCGCATCCGGATGGCCTCGACGGCGACGGACATGGACGTGTTCTTCCGGTCGATGTCCGCGCGCGGCAGCCTCGGTGGCCTCTCGACGGCCACCGCGGACGCCGTGAAGGCCCTCGACGCGTTCGGCAAGGACAAGGTCATCATCGAGACGGTCGGCGCCGGCCAGAACGAGGTCGACGTGGTGAAGACCGCCGACACCGTCGCCGTGCTCGTCCCGCCGTCCTCGGGCGACGACGTCCAGATGCTGAAGGCGGGCATCCTCGAGATCGGCGACGTCTTCGTCGTCAACAAGGCCGACCTCCAGGGCGCAAACAAGACGGTCACGGAGCTGAAGAACATGCTCGACCTCCGGCAGAGCGAGTCAGACGACTGGGAGCCCGAGGTCGTCGAGACCGTCGCCAAGAGCGGCGAGGGCGTCGACGAGTTCCTCTCGGTTCTCGAGAACCACGCCTCGTGGCTCGACGACTCCGGGCGACGCGACAAGAAGCGCCGCACCCGCCACGCCGAGGAACTCCGGAACCTGCTCCGCGAGGACGCCAGCCAACTGCTGGAGGCGGAACTCGAGGCCCGCGGCGGCATCGAGGAACTCGTCGAACGCATCGACGAGGGCGACACCACGCCGTACGAACTCGCCGACGACATCGTCGACCCGCTGGCGGACTGCCTCGACCAGCAGCGGGACTGAGTCCGGACGCGTTTCTTCGCGCGTAGGCCCAACGGATAAGCGACTGGCAGCCCACTGTTCGACCATGCGACTCCGCAGACTCCTCGCCGGCGCCGTCGGTGGCCTCGCACTCACGGAAGCCGCCAACCGCGCGCTCAGCGCTCGGTCGGGGCCGCTGGAGCCGGCCCTCGTCGGCAACCAGCGGACGTACCGCTGGCGCGGCTTCGACGTGGAATACACCGAGGCCGGCGACCCGTCCGACCCCGACGTTGTCTGTCTCCACGGCGTTCACGCCGCCGCCTCCGCGAAGGAGTACGACG
Encoded proteins:
- a CDS encoding cytochrome C oxidase subunit II; this translates as MRGKRLAPVLVAAVGFLVAFVDPVAASQYQSVTEEAIRQLNNMLLAAALPITLLVEGILIYTVWKFRNSDEAKPTKENRRLEITWTVATAVVLLFVGVAAYGVMGQTAVTATQADAEAAIAQDDTVVVDTIGVQWYWKYSYPEEDLTVSSGAATEGVDVGNQPMVVPVDTKLVIRTTSEDVIHAFHAPEIGLKQDAVPGQTNYLITTVTEEGTYTLYCAEFCGQGHSEMLGEIVVVDQDTYEDWVQDPENTTVQP
- a CDS encoding protoheme IX farnesyltransferase, whose translation is MGVYTLLVVGATTALIGAAEACRSWPACNGRWFALDSLSLVVVWGHRTAAVVTGALVVVVAILAWRRDESKRVRAAATAAVLVYPVQVAVGALTATNGASAALAGAHLALGVGIFAALVLALAWTLEAQTGHLPSAEWEGEPRSGDSGNSAASGPLATPYAYFRLMKPRLMWLLCLVASAGMALAAGPALATTTILGTLGGGVLAIGASGTFNHVLEREKDKKMARTDDRPIATDSIPIWNAVAFGLVLAAASLVAFYSVNALTAVLGLTAIVFYSVIYTLVLKPNTRQSTVIGGAAGALPALIGWAAVTGEVGVAGLALAVVIFLWTPAHFYNLALAYKDDYERGGFPLMPVVSGEATTRKHIVYYLGATLVAAVVLAALTDLGALFAGTTVALGAVFLYFAVRLHRERDRSAAMRSFHASNAYLGCLLVAVVLDAMVV
- a CDS encoding ABC transporter ATP-binding protein, with product MATGTVSASRLRPDRDTLLYGALLVNGELALVLFYFAVSSSVPTDPVFLAYPFVWINAAVWGVSKVYLPDAPRAQRLAAFGVGVAYFLLLAGVGGLFVLHGEGLGTRIAWLSPGWGPTLVYSGTALTMSLFPFKVIGYAALAYLVAATVLDAARTGVAGLLGLFSCVSCTWPVAATLLTGAFGGASAVATLAQNEPYALSTVVFVSSVLLLVWRPTR
- a CDS encoding ABC transporter ATP-binding protein, translating into MDPVLVAENVVKRYGDAAALAGVSLSVDEGEVFALVGPNGAGKTTLVRCLTGTTTPDDGEVRLLGTDPTVARKQRVGLLPQEFSPPDRLTAGELVGYYAGLYDDPRDPETVLREVGLDPEDDTWYGDLSGGQKRRACVAAALVNGPDVLFLDEPTTAVDPAGRRALWSVFEDLAAGGTTILLTTHDMAEAERLADRVALLADGDVAATGTPSELVAAHGGPTRLVVETDADDLPGFEPERTAEGLVFPDVAPEDIGDIVAALDDAGVDFEALSWREPTLEDAYLELAGDVEHAGLDSALEVRR
- a CDS encoding ABC transporter permease, which gives rise to MSRARRIAAEATGTYRTFIRRRTAVFFTFFFPVLLIVIFAGLVRTQSGSGGLFSEPTGYYVPAYLATVVLFTPLSRVGSTVARHREGNRFEKLATTPLTRAEWLAAHTLVNVALIAAASAVLLVALKLTGAEFALSPWLAFFVPVASVVFCGIGAVLGSVADGQDGAIAMSNGVALPLLFLSETFVQPELFPAWFLPVVDLSPLAYFARGVRAATYSGGDVVTNATVLAVLAVVAFAFGAILIPWTE
- a CDS encoding methylmalonyl-CoA mutase, with translation MSQDAQRNIRCLVAKVGLDGHDRGAHVITRAFRDAGFEVIYSGLHKAPAEIVQAAVQEDVDVLGISILSGAHNTLVPKIVEGLQEYDAFEDTLIIVGGIIPDEDRPGLTEAGVDAIFGPGTPMEETVQFIRENVKPRD
- a CDS encoding ABC transporter ATPase yields the protein MATTDEPAIVEELLGGKHRALARTITKIENRSPGYREVVSALYPHTGGADVVGITGSPGSGKSTLVDKMAKTYRDRGLSVGVIAVDPSSPFTGGAVLGDRIRMASTATDMDVFFRSMSARGSLGGLSTATADAVKALDAFGKDKVIIETVGAGQNEVDVVKTADTVAVLVPPSSGDDVQMLKAGILEIGDVFVVNKADLQGANKTVTELKNMLDLRQSESDDWEPEVVETVAKSGEGVDEFLSVLENHASWLDDSGRRDKKRRTRHAEELRNLLREDASQLLEAELEARGGIEELVERIDEGDTTPYELADDIVDPLADCLDQQRD